The sequence below is a genomic window from Terriglobales bacterium.
GCCAGTTCCGGCGAGAGCCGCACGCGAAGGTGGATCGGCGGGGGCGCGGTCTGCGCGCAACACACTGCCGCCAGAGCAACCGCGGCAAGAAATGACCCGGCGGTTTTCCGCAGGTCCCGCGGCGAGCAAGAGAACAGGCGTAAGTTCATTCGTAACCCCAATCGTCAAATTTGAAGTTCTTACTCTACCAAAGCGCCACATTCCGGCTTTGCGGCGGGCCGGTGTTGTGTTACACCTCCATGTCCCAAAACCCAGGCCAGGAGCCGCTTCCGTGCGAACCCGCGTGTTGTTGTGTTTCGTCGTTCTCGCCAGTCTCACCGTGGCTGCACAGTCCAAACGCAAGATTATCATCGACCAGGACGCGCGCGGCCCCGCCACCACCGACCAGAACGCCATCCTGCTGCTGCTGCAGTCGCCGCAGGTCGATCCGCTCGGCATCACGATTGTGAGCGGCGATCAATGGCGCGACGAAGAAGTGGCGCACACGCTCCGCATGCTGGAGCTGACCGAGCATCGCGGCGTGAAGGTATATCCCGGTGCGGTGTTTCCTCTCATCAACAGCAGGGAAGAGATTGCGCGCTGGTCCAGGCTTTACGGGCGAGTGGGATACCAGGGCGCGTGGAACGAGCGCGGCACCACGCAGCGGGTGCGCACCCCGTATCACGAGCCGTTTGTCGTGCCCGATCTGCCCGAGGGCAATCCGGCGCTGAAACCGGAGACGGAAGACGCGGCGCACTTCATCATTCGCATGCTGCGCCAGTATCCCGGCGAGGTGACAATCTACGCCGGCGGGCCGCTCACCAACCTGGCGCAGGTGGTGAGCCTCGATCCGAAGGCGCCCGAACTGGCGCAGGAGCTGGTGATCATGGGCGGCAGCGTAGGGCCGGAGAATGCCGACATCGCGCGCAAGACGGCGAATCGCCGCGAGTTCAACTTCTGGTGGGATCCGGAAGCGGTGCACATGGTTTTGCGCGCGCCCTGGAAGAAGATCACGGTCACGACGGTGGACATCTCGGTGAAGACCCGGATGACGCCGGCCATGATCGCCGAGATCGGCAAGTCAGGCACGCCGGCGGGCAAATACATCGGCCAGTACGCCGGCGAAGAGTTGCTGTGGGATGAACTCGCGGCGGCGGCGTGGCTCGACCCTAGCATCATCACCAAGCAGGCGCAGCTCTACATGGACATGGACATCTCCCACACCGCCGGCTACGGCAACACGCTCGTCTGGAACCCGAACGACGCACCCGGGCTCGGCGAGCGGCTGGTGTACGTGCACACCGACCTGGACCTGGAGAAGTTCAACCGGATGGTGGTGGATTTGTTGTCGCGGGGGCCGGGGAAGTAGGCGGAGTTGGACGCTGTTTCGCCGCCGATGATGACCCATTTCGTAGAGACGCGGCTTGCTGTGTCTCGCTGTTGTTTACGCGCGCGGAGACGTTGCACGCAACGTCTCTCCGGGAGGTTAAGCGCTCGCTTCGTTACCCGCTGACCGCCGCGGCAGGCCGGATCGTTTCCTTGCGGACCGTGAGCTTCTCGATGAGGTCGGTGCGGATCGCGTATCCGGCGCCGGCTTCGTTGCTGACGGCGATGAAGCCCTCGGGCGAAACGGTGACCGGCGGCTCGATGATGTCGTCTTTCCAGTAGCGCTTCGAGGCGGAAACGTCGCCGGGCAGCGTGAAGTTCGGCAGCGTGGAAAGGGCCACGTTGTGCGCGCGTCCAATGCCCGACTCCAGCATGCCGCCGCACCACACGGGGACCTGGGCTTTCTGCGCCACGTCGTGGACCGCAATGGCCTCGCTGAATCCGCCCACGCGTCCCACCTTGATGTTGACGATGCGGCAAGCGCCGGCCTCGATGGCGGCTTCGGCGTCGCGCGCGTTGCGAATCGCTTCGTCGAGGCAGATGGCGGTCTGCAGTTGCTTCTGCAGCCGCGAGTGGAAGTAGAAGTCGTCGTTCCACAGCGGCTGCTCGATCATCAGCAGCTTGAACTGGTCGAACTTTTTCAGGTGGTCGGCGTCGGCGAGCGTGTAGGCCGAGTTGGCGTCACAGCTCAGCAGGACCTTCGGCCAGCGCGCGCGCACTTTCTCCAGAATGTTGACGTCCCAGCCCGGTTTTACCTTCAGCTTGATGCGGCGATACCCGGCGGCGAGTTCACCGGCGACCTTGTCGAGCAAGTGCTCGACCGTGTCCTGGATACCAATTGAAACGCCGCACGCGATGGCGCTCTGCGTGCCGCCCAGCAGCTTCCACAGCGGCATCTTCCTGATGCGCGCCTCGGCGTCCCAGAGCGCATTCTCCAGCGCGGCCTTCGCCATGCGGTTGGCGCGGACGCGCGCGAAAACAGCAGGCGCGTCGGCGCCGCGCGCGATTTCTTTCCCGGCGAGCGCGGGCGCAAGATATTTGCTGATGACGTACCACGCCGTGTCGATCGACTCCTCGTTGTAGAACGGGTGTTCACCCGCAACGCACTCGCCCCAGGCGTCGAGCCCCTGACAATGCAGCGTGACCAGCGCAATGCGCCGCTCGGTAGTGCGGCTGAAGCTGGTCTCGAAGAAGTGGACCAGCGGCATGCGGATTTCGCGGAGCGTGATGGCTTCAATCTTCATGCTTCACTCGCATACGACCACGGCTCGTCCCATTTGCCCAGAAGAAATTTCCCGTTTCCCGCCTCGTCGCGCTCGTAGGCCAGCACGCTCAGGCCCCGGGCGAAGGCCTGCTGAAACAGCTCGCGGTTGCGCGTTTGGACCTCCGCCGCTTTGGCGCGCGTTTCGGGAGCGGCCTTCCAGGCGTAGATTTCGGCCGGCACGCTGATCGTCAGTTCGGGCGTGACATTGGGGGCGACGCCCCGATCGAGCACGTCCGAGACGCGGCGTGACTTGAGCCACCACTCGGCCACGAGACGGTCAGTCGGCAGCCCGCCCTGCAGCGCCGACGACGACACGCCGTACTGGTTCATGTTGTAGCGCCGCGCAATCGCGCCCAGGCGCGTTATGTTCAGGTGCGAGTTCTTGATCTCCAGCGGATCGAAGGTCCATTCGATGAGTTCGAAGCCGCGCGGCACGGCGTCATCGCGCTGCGCCAGCTTCATGCGGCGTCCCAGGCCGTGGTTGCGATAGCTTTCGCGCACGGCCAGCATGTGCGAGTGCAGGTAAGGATGCCCGGCGCGCGTACCCGGAATCGAAAGCGCGTAGCCGACCAGTTCCGGGCCGTCGAAGCTGCCGATGATCTGCCCGCCAATTTTTTCCGCGACCACGAACATGCGCAGCGGCACCAGGTCGGCGTCAGAAAAGTTCCACACCTCTTTTTGCAGGCGGACGCAGGCTTCCAGTTCCGCAAAGCCTCGGCAGGGCCGGATGACGACGCTGTCGCCCGTCACTTCGCGCCGTCCTGCGGCGCGTTGGCTTTCTCCAGGCGCTTCGACTGTTGCCATAGCAACTCCATTTCCTCCAGCGTGGCGTCTTCGAGCCTGCGGCCGGCGGCCCGCAGTTGCTGTTCCATCCATTGGAAGCGCTGCTTGAACTTGCGATTGGTCTTCTTCAGCGCCGATTCCGGGTCCAGCGAAAGATATCGCGCCACGTTCACCAGCACAAAGAAAAGATCACCGACTTCGTCTTCCAGGCGCGCGCGCAGGTCGTCGGCGATCGCGGCGCCGCTGGCGCCGGCCACGCCGCGCTGCGCCGGCCGCGGCCCGGGAGCAGGGAAGCGCTTCAGCTCCTCGCGCAGCTCGGCGGTTTCTTCCGCCAGCTTGTCGAACAGGCCTTCGATCTCGGGCCACTCGAAGCCGGCGTGCGCCGCTCGCGAGCTGAGCTTGTGCGCCTCCAGCAGCGCCGGCATGGCATGCGAAACGCCGGCGAGGACCGAATCCTTCTTGTCTTCGGACTTCGCCGCCTTCCCGCCGCCGCCTTCGAGCCGCTTCTTCTTTTCTTCCGCCTTCAGCGCCTCCCAGTTGCGGAGCACGTCGCCCGCGGTTTCCGCTTTAACGTCGCCGAAAACGTGCGGATGCCGATCAACCAGCTTGCCGCTGAGCCGGTCGAGCACGTCGTCAATCGAGAAGTAGCCCGCCTCGCGCGCCATCTCGGAGTAGAAGAGAACTTGCAGCAACAAATCGCCCAGTTCGCCGGTGAGTTCGGGCCAGTCGCGATTGTCAATCGCTTCCAGTACTTCGTAGGTTTCCTCGAGGGTGAACGGCTTGATCGAGTCGAAGGTCTGCTCGCGGTCCCAGGGACATCCGCCGGGCGCGCGCAGCCGGGCCATGATCTGGACAGCGCGCTCGAAGCGATCGCCGGTGGTCGGTTTGGAAGCATCCGACGGCATCCCACTAATGTAACGGACGCAGTCGCTGGTACCAACGCCCGCGGGGCACGGCGTCGCCCGCGGCGCTGGTGTAAAATTTCTGTTTCCGCGCCCGCGTCGCGACCAGACCGTCAGCCGCCCATCACTCGAACCAGGAAGGCGGAACACGCACGATGAATGCCGGCAAGCCCATCTCGGGATACGTGACCTTTGTCCTGCACGCGCACCTGCCCTACGTGGTGCATCACGGCACCTGGCCGCACGGGCAGGACTGGCTGCACGAGGCGGCGGCGGAAACCTATGTGCCGCTGCTGCGCGTGTTCGCGGAGCTGGAAGGGCGCCGCACTCCCCTCAAGTGCAACTTGAACCTTTCGCCGGTCCTGCTGGAGCAGATGGCGCTTCCGGACTTCAAGGCTGGGTTCGAAAGCTACCTGCGCCAGAAAATCGAGGCGGCCCGCAAAGACCGCAGGCACTTCGAAGCCAAGGGCCAGGGACACTTCACAAGGCTGGCGCAGTTCTGGGCCGATTTCTACGAAGGCGTTGCGCGCGACTTCGCCGCGCTGGGCGGCGACCTGATCGCCGGCTTTAAGCGCTACTACGACTCCGGCTCGATCGAGATCATCACCTGCGGCGCCACCCACGGCTATTTCGCGCTGCTCGGCGCCGACGCCTCCATCCGCGCGCAGGTGCGCGTCGGCGTGGAGACCCACCAGCGCTTCTTCGGCCGCAGGCCGCGCGGCATTTGGCTGCCCGAGTGCGCCTACCGGCCCGCGGGACCATGGCGGTATCCGGTGCCGGTGGATGGATTGCGCGGCCCGTTCCAGCGTTCGGGCGTGGAGCAGGTCCTGGCCGAGTACGGCATCGAGTTCTTCTTCGTCGACACGCACCTGGTCGAGAAGAACGTGCGCTTCACGCCGTACGAGGTCCTCGCCGGCGACGTGCCCGTGGCTGTCGAGGAACAGGCGCGCGACGGCGGCCCGTCGGTCTATCTCCCGTACTACGCCGATACGCCCACGCGCGACCGCGCGCGCGTCGCGTTTTTCACCCGCGACGCCCGCACCGGCATTCAGGTGTGGAGCGGCATGCACGGATATCCCGGCGATCCGGTGTATCTGGAATTTCACAAGAAGCACTGGCCGGGCGGCCATCGCTACTGGCAGGTCACGCAGTCGCAGCTCGACCTGGGCGCCAAGACGCCGTACTTTCCCGAGATCGCGCAGCAGCAGACGCAGGTGCACGGCCGCCACTTCGTGGAAACCACGCGCAACGTGCTGGAATACGACGCGCCGCACAGCGAGGGCGTTCCGCCTGTTCTCTGCGCTCCATTCGACGCCGAACTGTTCGGCCACTGGTGGTTCGAAGGCCCGTCGTGGCTGAAGCATGTCGCCATCGAAGCGCACCGGCCGGATTCGGGCATCGAGCTGGTCACCGCGCCCGAGTACCTGGCGCGGCAGAAGCCGGCGGGATTTGTGCCGCTGCCTGAAGGTTCCTGGGGACGCAACGGGACGCACGAAGTCTGGCTGAATCGTGACACCGAGTGGACGTGGAAGCACATCTACCAGGCGGAGCTGGCGGTGCAGCAGTTGGTGCAGAGCGGCCGCTGGCGCGAGTCGGAGGAGGCGCGCCGGCTGGCCACGCAGATTGTCCGCGAGCTGCTGCTGCTGGAGTCGAGCGACTGGCAATTCCTCATCACCACCGAACACGCCCGCGACTACGCCGAGAAGCGCTTCAACGAACACCTCACCGGCTTCAACGAGCTGCTCGGGGGCTGGCGCCAGTTCGAGGCGGCCGGGAAGGTTCCCGAGCAGACGCGTCGCAGGCTGGAAGAGCTGGAGCGCGTGGATTCCGTCTTCCCCGAGATCACGCCTGAGGTCTTCGCCTAGCAAACTTGCTTCCGGCCGCGCGCGCGTAGAAGCTCACCCGAGTACCCGCGCATCTGAATAGAAGATGAACCGCGAATTTTCGCAGCGCCCGCCGCTGGCCGGCCAGTGGTTCGACGTGGCCGTGATCGGCGGCGGCGTCAACGGCGTGGCCATCGCGCGCGAGTGCGCGCGCGCCGGTGCCGCCGTGCTGCTGGCCGAACAGCACGACTTCGCTTCCGGTACCACCAGCCGCTCCACGCGCATCATCCACGGCGGGCTGCGCTACCTGGAGCACGGCGAAATCGGCCTGGTGCGCGAGTCGGTGGCCGAGCGCGAGCGTTTGCTGCGCCAGCGGCCGCACCTGGTGCGCTCGCTCAATTTTCTGCTCGCCATGCCGCCCGGCCGCGGGCGCCGCAGCGCGCTCGGCATCCGTGCTGGGTTGTGGCTTTATCGCAGATTCGGCGACGGCGCGCCGCACCGCGGTCCCGGCGACGGCGAAGCGCGCAGGCGCTTCGAGCAGGCCCTCGACTCGGGCCGGCGGCTGGCTCTGTTCTCCTACGACGACGCACAGTGCGAATTTCCCGAGCGGCTGGTCGCCGAATGGCTGCGCGAGGCGGTCGCGGCGGGCGCGGAGGTCCGCAATCACACGCGCGCGCTGCGTATCCAGACGTCCGGCGGGCGGGTGCAGGGCGTGCTGTTGCGCGACCAACTCAGCGGCGCCGAGTTCGCCATCGAGTGCCGGCTGGTGGTCAACGCCGGCGGTCCGTGGGCCGACCAGGTGGCTGCTGCCGCCGGCCTGCGCCAAGGCGCGCGGCTTGTCGGCGGGACGCGCGGCTCGCACATCGTGCTGGGCCGGCTTCCCGGCGTTTCGTCGTCGGCCATCTACGCGCCGGCCGCCGACGGCCGGCCCGTCTTCATGGTTCCGTGGAACGGCCAGGTGCTGGTGGGCACAACCGATATTCCCGATCAGGGCGACCCCGGGCGCACCCTGCCGACCACCGATGAGATCGCGTATCTGCTGGCCGCGGTGAACGCCATGTTTCCGGCCGCGCGGTTGGGCCTTGCAGACATCGCGTACGCGTTTGCCGGCGTGCGCCCGCTGCCTTATGCGCCGGGCGAGGCGCCGGCGGCAATTTCACGGCGCCACTTTCTCCACAATCACGGCGCCGACGGCGCGGCCGGCATGGTCAGCGTGATCGGCGGCAAGCTCACGACCGCCGCCAGCCTGGCGCGCCAGTGCGCGCGCAAGCTGGGATACGGCGTCGCCGAGCCGGCCGGCGCCGTCGCCATGGCCGACGACGGCCCAGACGCCGCATTGCTGGAGTGGCAGCGCCGCGTAGCTTCCTCGGCGGGCATCGGCAAGCGCACGGCGCACGCGCTGGTGGACTGGCACGGCGAGCACGCGCTCAAGCTGGCGCGCGCAGCGGCGCGCGACGCCCGTCTGCGTGCCCCGTTGTGCGAGCATACGGCGCACATCGCCGTCGAGGCGCTCAGTGCCGTTCAGGATGAATACGCCGCCACGCTGGCCGATGTCCTGCTGCGCCGCGTTCCCGTGGCGCTGCATGCGTCATGGTCGGCCGCGTGCACGCGGACGGCTGCAAATAGCGTGGGCGCCGCACTGGGATGGACCGAACGCCGCCGCGAGGAAGAGATCGAGCGCTTCCAGCAGGAGCGCGCCGCATTCCTGGTGAAGCCCGTCCCCGCGGCGCGCGCCCTAGCGCCAGAGACTGCCTAACAGTTCCGTGTCATCGGAGATGATCGCGTCCACGCCCATCTCGGCGAAGCGCAACATGTCGTCGCGCCGATTCACGGTCCACACAAAAACCTGGCGGCCGCGGGCGTGAAAACGATCGAGCATCGGCCGGTCCAGCAACCTGGCGTTCGGCGCCATTGTTTGGACCGCGGACCCCTCGGCCGCCGCCAGGTGGTCGCGCCGCTCGCTGATGAAACCGAGGGGAAGCTTCGCATCGAGCCGGCGCAGCTCGGTCAGCACGTCCGGCTGAAATGACGTGACCACGTAACCGCGCTCGGGCGGCGCCTCGCGCAGCGCGCGCAACACGCGTTCCTCGCAACCCGCGACCTTGATTTCGATGTCGAGGTACGCGCGCTTGCCATAGCGCGACAGCACGTCTTCCAGGCAGGGAACCATGCAGGCGGCCGCCTCGCATAGCCGGTTGTAGCCGCACTCGGCAATGACCGCGCCCTTCAGCTTGGGATCGTGGCAGAGGACCGCGCGGCCGTCGCGGGTGAAGCGCACATCGAACTCGAACCCGTCGCAGCCGTGCGCCAGCGCGAGGTCGAATGCTTGGAAGGTATTTTCCGGGGCCTGCTTGCGGGCGCCGCGATGTCCGAGCCGCAGCGGGCGAGTGGGCGCGGCGTTCACGCGAGGCTAGTCCAGGTCGAAGTCGCGGATGGGCCGCCCGGTATCGGGCGACTCTTTGGCTTTCTTCAGCGCCTCGCGGAACTTCTTGTCGAGCAGGTCGCCCTTTTGCTTTTCCGCCTCGACCGACTGCCGAAAGATGGAGTCGCGCCGGCTGTCGGCGTCGTGCATGGCGCGCGCCGCGGCGTCGAGGTCGGCAAACGTCTTGGGACGCACGGCCGGCGTGTGCGCGATGACGGCGCGCGTCTCCACATCAATTTTCAGCAAGGCGCCGCATTCCGGGCAGGTGACCTCGAACGTCTCGGCCTGGTGCTTCTTGGACATGAGGAGATGATAGCGCACTGGTGAACGCTCGTGACTATTCCAGCTCGGGGATGAGTATCTCGACGAACTCCCTGGCGCTCACGACCGCGGTCCCACGCCACGAGCGCGGGAAGTGGCGCTTGTTTCCCGTGATCAGAAATTGGGCTCTCGCCTCCTCAGCGCACTCAAGGAATTTATTGTCGTCGAGATCGCCAGCCGCGCTCACTCCTTTGCCCGGAGTGACGCGCCGCCCAGCGCGCACAATCAGTTCAAGCGACAGCTCGACAAGTGACCTGGTTAAACCGAACTTCGGTCTCAACAGGACGTTACGGTATTCGTGCAGAATCGAGTCGGAGTAGCAGGCAAGAATCGTTCCGGCGATGGACATATCCAGAACGAACCGCTCGAATCCGTCAAGGTTCAGGTGGGCGGAAACGACGACGTTGGTGTCAAGAACGACGGCCGGTCTTGGCACGGCTCAGCTTTTCTTCACGCCGGTACGCCCTAATCTCCTTATCGATCTGGCGCATGCTCATTCGTGACCTGCCGGATTTGACCGATGCGGCGCGCAGCGCCGCGAGCGGCTTGCTTTCGGGCGCCATCGTCTTAAGGAAGTCGCGCACGCTCATGATGACAACCTGAGGTTCGCCGCGGCGGTCCACCACAAAACGTTCCTGCCGCTGGCGGGCCCGGCGCATGATCTGCCCGAACTGGGTGCGAGCGGTAAGCGCCGAGATGATCTTGGGGGCGAGCGGTGTGTCTTTGGTCGCCATGACGTTGAACTAATTAATTAGTTCGAGGAGATTCTAGCACCACACGCACTACAAATACACCACCTGATGGTCCGGGCACTGCGGCCTGGCCACGTCCAGCAGCGCATCGAGCACGTCGGGGCCGTAACGCGCCACGAACGACACGCCTGCAACCACGCGCTCCTGCAAAGTCTTGTTCGGATAGAGCGCCGCGCTGAGCCGGTCGGCGTGGCGGACTACGTCCTCGTGCCGCCGCATGCCGGCGCGGGCGGCGCGCACGTGCAGGCGCTGGAGCTGGTAGCGCATCTTGGCGGCAGCGCGGGAGGCGGCCTCGCTCAAGGTGGGATCGAGTTGCAACAGTTCGGTGGAGTAGGCCGCGATGAGCGCGTCGAGCGCGCCGGCGGAGTTGCGGTAGGTCTCTTCCAGCTTCGACGGCAGGCTGCGGCCGGCGAGCAGTTCGCGCGTATGCTCCACGCCCTTGAACAGGTCGGCGACACGCGCCTGGTAGCGATCGAGCAGGCGTTTACATCGCGGCTCGACCAGCGTCGCGCTGAAGCGCGGCAGCGCCGGCGTCACCCCGCCGAGCAGCTTGTCTTCCAGCACCGCCACCTGCGCCCAATACGCGATCTCGGCCGGGCCGGCGATCACTGCGACTGAGGGCAGCAAAAAGTCCTGCATCGCCGGACGCAGCAGCGCGTTGGGGCTGAACTGCTCCGGCGCGGCCTCCACCTCAGCGGCAAATTCGGCCGCCGTCAGCCTTCGGTCGCCGACCACGAAGTGCGAGTTACTGCGCCGGATTGCCACGCGTCGCCCGCCCGCGAGCGAAAACAGCAGCGACGACGATGCCGCCACCTTCACCTGCGCGTGGTACCCGGAGGCTTCGAGTTCTTTGCCGCGGGCATCGAGCCCGGCGTGCAGTTCGTCGGCGCGGCGGGCGGCGTTGCCGAGCAGCGGCGCCGCAAGCTGGTGCAGTTCGCTGTCGAGCGGATCGAGCACGATGAGCCCGAAGCGGCCAAACAGGCACATGAGGAGCCGGGCGAAGGCTGAACCCAGCGTCTGGCCGGGTGCATACGCCTGCTCGAGAATGCTGGGACCGATCAGGTGCTCGACCTGGCGGAGCACCGAGTTGATCTCAGCGCCGAGGCGAATGCTTCCCACCGGGGCGTCCGGCGGCGCAGTGGACGCGATCTCGATGCGATGCGGCTCTCCGTGCTCGTCGGCGAGGAAGGCATGCGACACTTCGGCGAAGTCGTGGTCCTCGGTGGCCAGCCAGAAGATGGGCGCCGATTCGACACCCGCGGCGGTATATTCAGCCGCAACTTTTACGGCGCTCAGGGCTTTGTAGAAGGAGTACAGCGGCCCGCCCAGCACGCCCACCTGCTGTCCGGTAACCACGGCAAGAGCGCCGTTGCGCAACCGGCCGAGATTGGAAATGACTTCAGGAGGCGCGTTCCACGCCCGGTTTTGCCGCAGCAGCGCGTTGGCCACGGCTTGGCGCTGCGCCTCGGCATAGCGCGCGCGGACTTTGGCGGCTTGCTCAGGCAGCCAGTCACGGGTGAGCGGCGGGTGCGCGTAAAAGCGGCGAACACGATCCAGGTTGTACAGGTAGTCGAGGAACAGGCGCGAGCTGTGCGGTATGCCCGTAAACGGCAGACACTCGGAATACACTAGCGGCGCTCCCCTCGCCGCTCGCGGCGGCTCCACAGTTGGATTCGCGGTTGGGAGGTTGGTTTCATGATTTCCACCAAGGTCCTGCGCCGATTCACGGCGGCGCTGCTCGCCGCCTCGCTGCTCACGGCCAGCGGCGCTCAAGAGCAGAAAAACAGCCCCAAGCCAGACGAGCAACCCGCCGCGCGCTTCACCGCGCGCTCCGAACTGGTGCTGGTGCCGGCCGTGGTCACCGATCGCTCAGGCGCGCACATTCCCAACCTGACGAAAGACGATTTTATCGTGGAGCAAAACGGGGTTGAGCAGAAAATCGCCGCCTTCGAGGAGATCAAGGCGACGGCGGCCCCGGTCGTTCGTCCCAGGCTGCCGCAGGGCGTCTTCAGCAATCTTTCGCCGGTCAATTTTCAGCCGCGTCGCATCAACATCATCGTGCTCGACACGATCAACACCGAGTTCACCGACCAGGCCTGGGCCAGGCGTGAGCTGCTCAAGTACCTGGCCGAGTCGGTCAACACCGGCGACCTCACGACCCTGCTCACGCTGCACCGCGGCGGCATCCGCGTGGTGCACGACTTCACCACCGACCCGGCGGTGCTGGTGGCGGCGCTCAAGCGGGTGCGCGGCGCGCCGGGCATGAGCGAGGGCGAAAACACCATCGCGGCCGACGATCCCACGGCCGCGCTCAGCTCCGACGCGGTCGCCGCCGAATCCGACCAGCTCCAGGCCATGATTTCGCAGATGGAAGCGCGCTCGGCGCGCATGATGCGCGGCTTCTCCATCCAGTACACGCTCGACGCCTTTCAGACCATCGCGCGCGCCTACGCCGGCGTCCCCGGCCGCAAGGCGCTCATCTGGATGACCGGCAGCTTCCCGTTCCCCATGGACCAGCCCGGCGATGTGGATTCGCGCAGCTTCGGCGGCCAGTTCGAGCACGTGTTCCAGTTGCTGAACGACGCCAACATCGCGCTCTACCCGGTGGACGCGCGCGGGCTGGTGACGCTGGGGCCGAGCGCCGCCAGTTCGCTGCGTCCCAACCCGCGCAATCCGGGGGCGATGATGGCGAGCCAGGTCAGGACCCACATGAGCACGATCAGTACCATGCAGACGTTTGCCGCCATGACCGGCGGCGAGGCCTTCTACAACACCAACGACCTGAATCGAGCCGTGCGGCGCGCGTCGGAAGACTCGTCGGCTTACTACATGCTGGCGTATTACTTGAAGCCGGAGCCGGAAGACGCGAAAAAGAAACGCGATCCCTGGCGCAAGCTGACCGTGAAGGTGAAGCGCTCGGGCGCCCACGTGCGGGCGCGCAGCGGCTTCTACATTCAGCCGCCGGCCGCCGACGAGCAAACTGCCCGCACCCGCGACCTGCGCTCAGCAGTCACCTCGCCGCTCGACTACACCGCCCTGCCGCTGCAGTTGCGCTTCGGCGCCCAAAGGCCGGCAGGGAAGAAGCGCGCGGTTGAGTTCGAAATCAACGTGGCCGCCAACGCCGTGAGCATCGACGTCGCCGACAACAACCACCTGAGCCTCGAGGTTGTCGCCATGGTGAGCACGCCCGAGTCCAGCCTGGCCGACAATTTCAGGGAAACCATCGAGGGCCACGTCAAGCCGGAGAACCGCCAGAAGATCATGAGCAGCGGCATCACCTACCGCAACCTGCTCAACGTCGCCCCCGGCGAGTACTCGGTGAAGCTCGTCGTCCGCGACAACCTGAGCGGCCGCATGGGCAGCCTGCAGGCCCCGCTGACGGTCAGTCCCTGAAATCCCGAAGCGAAGCGCGGGATCCATACTTGACCTCCGCAGTTGGGTAGCGGTATGGCTCCCTCGCTGCGCTCGCCATGTCGCGCCAAGGCCGCGCTGAATCGGTTCCGCTGCATGCAACATCCAATGACCACGTTGACTTCCAATCATCTCCACCCTAGATTGGAAGCAGTTCTTTGAGCATTGCAGCCAGCGTCTCGCGCGCCAGCGCGAGCGCCACCCGAGTGGGGGCGTCACGGCTTCGACGGAAGCGCTTGCGGCTGAGAGGCATACCGGGGTGCACACGCCCGTAACTGTGGCAAGAACAACAATTGCCAATTCAAACCTGGCATACGCTGCTTAATTAACTAAGTGGCCGTCCTCCGCGGCTTTGCCTGTGGGCTGCGGAAGGGCGTCGCACAGCAGGCTGGCTTGTGGCCCCCGGTCCGAGGGCCGCCGGCAAGATCATCGGACTAGCTGACCGCGTTTCTTGTCCGTTCTGAGCGCGCTCGGCGAAAGTTTCCGGCGAAGGCCGGAAGCGGGAACGCGACTAAGTATGTAGTTCTCTCCGCCTGTGACGTTTTCGGACGCGGGTTCAACTCCCGCCGCCTCCACCAGAATCCGCGAAGCAGATTTTGGTCTCCCGGGCCTCGCGCCTCAGCTGCGACAGCACGGTTCTTGAGCATGCCCATCACCAGGGGAAATTGACGATTCTGGAAAGGTATGATTCGCTCAGTTCCGGCGCAGCGGCCCGGTTGCGCGGATCGGCCGCGGTTTGCAGGCGCACATCATTCCCAGGGCGATTGCCGGCCGGCCCCGAA
It includes:
- a CDS encoding 1,4-alpha-glucan branching protein domain-containing protein, which codes for MNAGKPISGYVTFVLHAHLPYVVHHGTWPHGQDWLHEAAAETYVPLLRVFAELEGRRTPLKCNLNLSPVLLEQMALPDFKAGFESYLRQKIEAARKDRRHFEAKGQGHFTRLAQFWADFYEGVARDFAALGGDLIAGFKRYYDSGSIEIITCGATHGYFALLGADASIRAQVRVGVETHQRFFGRRPRGIWLPECAYRPAGPWRYPVPVDGLRGPFQRSGVEQVLAEYGIEFFFVDTHLVEKNVRFTPYEVLAGDVPVAVEEQARDGGPSVYLPYYADTPTRDRARVAFFTRDARTGIQVWSGMHGYPGDPVYLEFHKKHWPGGHRYWQVTQSQLDLGAKTPYFPEIAQQQTQVHGRHFVETTRNVLEYDAPHSEGVPPVLCAPFDAELFGHWWFEGPSWLKHVAIEAHRPDSGIELVTAPEYLARQKPAGFVPLPEGSWGRNGTHEVWLNRDTEWTWKHIYQAELAVQQLVQSGRWRESEEARRLATQIVRELLLLESSDWQFLITTEHARDYAEKRFNEHLTGFNELLGGWRQFEAAGKVPEQTRRRLEELERVDSVFPEITPEVFA
- a CDS encoding GNAT family N-acetyltransferase; translation: MATVEAPGESQRAAGRREVTGDSVVIRPCRGFAELEACVRLQKEVWNFSDADLVPLRMFVVAEKIGGQIIGSFDGPELVGYALSIPGTRAGHPYLHSHMLAVRESYRNHGLGRRMKLAQRDDAVPRGFELIEWTFDPLEIKNSHLNITRLGAIARRYNMNQYGVSSSALQGGLPTDRLVAEWWLKSRRVSDVLDRGVAPNVTPELTISVPAEIYAWKAAPETRAKAAEVQTRNRELFQQAFARGLSVLAYERDEAGNGKFLLGKWDEPWSYASEA
- the mazG gene encoding nucleoside triphosphate pyrophosphohydrolase, encoding MPSDASKPTTGDRFERAVQIMARLRAPGGCPWDREQTFDSIKPFTLEETYEVLEAIDNRDWPELTGELGDLLLQVLFYSEMAREAGYFSIDDVLDRLSGKLVDRHPHVFGDVKAETAGDVLRNWEALKAEEKKKRLEGGGGKAAKSEDKKDSVLAGVSHAMPALLEAHKLSSRAAHAGFEWPEIEGLFDKLAEETAELREELKRFPAPGPRPAQRGVAGASGAAIADDLRARLEDEVGDLFFVLVNVARYLSLDPESALKKTNRKFKQRFQWMEQQLRAAGRRLEDATLEEMELLWQQSKRLEKANAPQDGAK
- the menC gene encoding o-succinylbenzoate synthase; the protein is MKIEAITLREIRMPLVHFFETSFSRTTERRIALVTLHCQGLDAWGECVAGEHPFYNEESIDTAWYVISKYLAPALAGKEIARGADAPAVFARVRANRMAKAALENALWDAEARIRKMPLWKLLGGTQSAIACGVSIGIQDTVEHLLDKVAGELAAGYRRIKLKVKPGWDVNILEKVRARWPKVLLSCDANSAYTLADADHLKKFDQFKLLMIEQPLWNDDFYFHSRLQKQLQTAICLDEAIRNARDAEAAIEAGACRIVNIKVGRVGGFSEAIAVHDVAQKAQVPVWCGGMLESGIGRAHNVALSTLPNFTLPGDVSASKRYWKDDIIEPPVTVSPEGFIAVSNEAGAGYAIRTDLIEKLTVRKETIRPAAAVSG
- a CDS encoding nucleoside hydrolase produces the protein MRTRVLLCFVVLASLTVAAQSKRKIIIDQDARGPATTDQNAILLLLQSPQVDPLGITIVSGDQWRDEEVAHTLRMLELTEHRGVKVYPGAVFPLINSREEIARWSRLYGRVGYQGAWNERGTTQRVRTPYHEPFVVPDLPEGNPALKPETEDAAHFIIRMLRQYPGEVTIYAGGPLTNLAQVVSLDPKAPELAQELVIMGGSVGPENADIARKTANRREFNFWWDPEAVHMVLRAPWKKITVTTVDISVKTRMTPAMIAEIGKSGTPAGKYIGQYAGEELLWDELAAAAWLDPSIITKQAQLYMDMDISHTAGYGNTLVWNPNDAPGLGERLVYVHTDLDLEKFNRMVVDLLSRGPGK